Part of the Impatiens glandulifera chromosome 8, dImpGla2.1, whole genome shotgun sequence genome is shown below.
taaatatttactttattattagCCCAGGtgaactatttataaaaaaaatcttaaatttttatatatatatatatattatcaattgttttaacagttgatttatttataaatcgtCAACCGAGAATATGCTTGGTTGAACTGTCAAAACTCAGTTCGATTGGTTCGGTTGGTTTTCATCACTTCAGTTCAATTTTATTTACCCTTCAaactaggggtgttcaatatttggtctgaaccgaatatccgaccgaattcgaatttacagaattcgaatttcattttcggttttcgaatcgaatttcaaaccaattcgaattcaaatatggtttttgaattagttttcgagtttgggttttaactcgaaaaccaaaccgaaaaccgaattcattttttattatttatttttccattttttattatttatttttctaatcttagcttaagaaaaagttcaaaataatcaaattataataaaagaaaaagaaaacaaaagcatcagtggtctagtggtataGATCCGGGTTTGATTCCTTGCTggttcaatttattttgagttatgctagtttcaaaaattaaaaaaaaaacgaattcgaaattcgaaccgaatatcgaattcggttcggtttaattaaaatttattcaaatttggttCAGTTTTCGAAttagctaaaaaaaataaaaatttgaataaaccgaaccgaggaattcgaataacccgaaaaccgaaccgatgaacacccctattCCTAACTTAGGTCGGTAGTGGGTTATAATAAATGAAGACTATGCAATTGACAATATATCTCGCGGATTGAATTTATCCTATGTTGGGTCGGTTTTATAATTGTTTAGATATTCAACCATATAcatctaataattttattggtaatttccaaaaatacacaaaataaatatttgacacTAATTGTGAGTTTGATAATGGAGTTGAAAGTCTACATGTTATGAATAATTTTCATGCGGAAATAAGtacatattaaacatttaagagtattaattattaatttattattatttaatttataaaaattagcaCAGCTACTTTActattattttactattattgagtcccaattaattatttatggtCATTAATTATGGCTATCTATATCTAACCAAAATCATAGCTGCAATCCACGCTAGACAAATAATTGGGCCCACATAACTTTgcaaataatgatttttaatattgaaacaatatgatTAACAAAATTGTGACAAATGTGcctaatgaaaaaaaaaaaatatatatatatatatatatatatatatattgttttcaaTATTAAAACAGTATTAACAAAATTGTGACAAATGTgactaatgaaaaaaataaatacaaaaaataattaagtaccAAGTGTAAGAGGGTTCtatgtgagaaaaaaaaatcactctTAAATTGAAGGTATACGGTTCCTCtcaacattaaatatatatatatatatatatatatatatatatatatatatgtttaaattttattattctaaacaagataatatttataaagataatacaattttattaatctaCCATTTGAATATcaaaaaaaacaacaattaaattcaagtaataataagaaattGTATAATATATCCCCTCTCTAAGCTACGACAACAAGAGGTGAATATTCTCACTCAAAAGTCCTGATTCAAGCATGTTAGATGACAAGTTTTGTGTCTGAATAAATGTGTTTGCGCGGGGAtacatacttaattcgttgtttcattttttttttcaaaaatccacATGTATATCATAATGAATCAACAACCCTTGTCTCAAAACAACAATGAACTAGAAAAGTCACATTACCCTATTCAAAACGTAATTCACTCTACTAAGAATTTTGTGTGTTTATCTTTGTGACATTTATTTGTTGGCTCTAtatgtttttatcatttatatttctAATGAGTTAAACTTGTACTCTCCGGAGAATACTCTAGTTGAACATCTTGACTAATATTTTCAAAGTCTTAAGCCTTCCATTCATATGTTTCCATTTTATAGCTTATAAGAATCTCATCACCAATGAATACCCAAGTTTCGGTATCTTGTGATCTCAACGGAGCTAAATCCTCCACCTCCAATTATTAGTTGTCCACTACGAGGTCCTTAATTAGCGACTTATGATATTCTTGAGTCACCTAACAACCGGGAAATTAAGTATCGTAGTTGCTAATTTCCCTTCGCTAAAGTTCATACTGATAAACAGAGTTGTAATAATGCAATTATAAATAGGCGTGTTGATAAATAGGAGTTGGATTTATTAGAAATTTGGAGTAtagtgaataatttttatttttttgtttttttaaaaattattcactATACTCCAAATTTCTAATAAATCCAACTCCTATTTATAAACACGCCTATTTATAACTGCATTATTACAACACTATTTATCACTATATATGGTCCACCATTTGGATTTTGAAGATTTCAAAGCTTCATGATACTTGATTTATCCTATCTTTCTATTTGTCCATcactccatatatatatatatatatatagtattgaAACCAAGGTTTGTTTTATATCATTATCCGGCTTACATTggttgtttgaaaaaaaaattctttattctATTATTAGACCTTAGAAGGTTGTAATGATCCAAATTAATAAAGAGATAATGTGCTTGCTTTTTCAAATTCTATTAAGATATCACTCCTATAATTACGTATTATTTGTTTTCGTTGAAAAATATCTCATGGGAAGGAATGGATTTCGTTCTAGTGCTCGAAAATAATATTCCAaagcttttctttttttttttgttgggaaaATAAAGaggattttttcaatttaattcaccAATTCATGGAAAGATGCTGaacttttatatttgaaaaaaaattcacgAAGAATCTCTGAAGTTGAAGTAGATGGCGATTGATTAAGTAATCCTTGATTATAATTTCCAGTCGGTCACGAGGTTTGGGTTGTCTCAGCATGGTGGCATGGTGGAAGAAGGTTGATATATGTTATATTGACTTAggtctagtttaaaaaattgataaaaaaaatacttttggtGAGATTCAAACTCATCCTCTATATagaaattctatttttttttttattttgaaccaCCAAACTAcaacaatttatgtttaaaattataataaatttaataaaatagtttgatatttttaacaaatgggcTGCCTGGGGAGTGGGTTGCCCTAGACCACCTAGGGCTTACCCAGGGCGGCCCTAAATACTGTCTTGTCTCTATAAATAATGCTAGTTTCTTCCATCCTTCCATTGCATCTCTTCTCCACATAGCAATTTGCAACTTTTAAGAAATGACCATCATAATCCTTCATGCTACTATTTTATTTCTAGCATTTACATTATTAACCATTCTCTTTTTCAAGAAAACATTATATACTCCAATACCTCCAAAAGCTTGCTTACCACCAGGCCCTAAACCATGGCCAATTATTGGCAATATTTCAATATTGATAAGAAATAAACCGTTTTTTCGATGGGTTCATGACACCATGTCAAAAATGGGCTACGAGATATTTTGCATTCGTCTAGGGAGCGTGCATGTGATAATTGTTACCTCTCCAGAGATTGCATGCGAGTTCCTGAAGAAACAAGATGAAAATTTTATGGCACGTCCTACTCTCTTATCAGCAGAGCTAGTGAGCGGTGGCTATTCCGGGACGATCTTTACGACAGTTGGTGACCAGTGGAGAAAGATGAAGCGTGTATTGGTGTCTAACATCCTTTCTTCGGAAACTCTCCATTGGATGCACGACAAAAGAGCAGAGGAGGCTGATCATCTCGTTAACTATGTCTACAATGTTATCAAGAGCAATGAGGATGGTGCAGTGAACGTTAGGGCTGTAGCACAACACTTTTGCGCAAATACGATTCGGAATATGATTTTTAGTAAGAGGTTTTTTGGCAAAGGGACTGAAAATGGGGGACCTGGAGTCGAGGAAGAGGAACATCTTCATGGCGTTTTTAATATACTCTCGTGTTTGTACAACTTTTGCATTTCTGACTATTTTCCGTTTCTTCGCCGTCGAATAGATCTCGACGggaatgaaaagagaacaagaCAAGCTTTTGAGACTGTGAGGAAATATCATGACCCGGAAATAGATATGAGAATCAAACAATGGAAAGAAGGAacaagaagagaaaaagatgaTATTCTCGATGTTCTAATCACTCTAAAGGATGACAAAGGCAGCACTCTATTGACATCCGAAGAGATTAAAGCTCAAATTTTGGTAATAATAACTGAAATCTCTTTtcttattgttaaaaataaattatttacatgttttgaaACTTATACAAATGCATTACAAactaatttcttaatatatgtGTGTAGGAAATGGTGATAGCAACAATTGACAACCCATCAAATGCTATTGAATGGGCTCTTGGTGAGATGATAAACCAACCAGAGACATTAATAAGAGCAGTTCAAGAACTAAACCGGGTTGTCGGAAAGAACCGGCTTGTCCAAGAATCTGACATGAACAATCTCAATTACATTAAAGCTTGCCTTAAAGAATCTTTTCGTCTCCATCCAATGGTGGCCTTCAATCTCCCACATGAGTCCATTTGTGACACCATGGTGTCCGGCTATTTCATACCTAAGGGTAGTCATATTCTTTTGAGCCGTCCAGGTCTGGGGCGTAATTCTAAAATATGGAATGAACCACTTCGATTCAATCCGGAGCGTCACCTTAAAAATGATGGCTCACATGTGATATTAAATGATCAAGAGCTCCATCTATTGTCATTTAGTATAGGTCGGCGTAGTTGTCCCGCGGTTAACCTAGGATCTACCGTGTCAATTATGTTATTGGCTCGACTTCTTCAAGGTTTCACATGGAGCCCACCTCCAAATACGACTTGCATTAAACTTGTGGAGGCTAGTGATGGGATGGTTCTTTCCGAGCCTCTACGAGCCATTGCAAGGGCACGCTTGGATGAGAGGTTGTATGCATCACTTAATTCGTAATAGATGCAAAGTAATGGACACCTAAGTATATTCATGCTTTATTTACATACCTTGTTTGCTAGCTATGTGTCTTTCATCATGTTATAATGATTTCTTCATTTGGTCACCTAGTTGATATGTGACGTTTTTTATATTTGCTAAGATCatgtaataataaatagatttattATATCATGTTTTTATTATGTATGAATGTAAAAgacttgttttctttttaaatgtcTTACTAAAATCCATAGCATTTAACCTAACATAGATGAGATGACtctaatataacatttactATGTGGCTTAATTGTTCATTAACTAAATCATCCTAGTTTAATGATTCACAAGCTTAAGTGTGTCTGTGTTAGTGTTATTATTTAGTGGGTAGTTTGTTaacttcaattaattttttttatccctCAGTTAAGTCTTCAATGTTAGTGGAGTTAATGGGGGCACTAATGTGTTAGTTGTCTATTTTTTATGCTTAGTTTTAAAAAggctttgttttgtttgatgcTAATGAAAGtgtgttttttatttgaatgtcaAGATGGTAGATTGTAGCATTGTGAAAGATTCGCAACAGGTGATTCAAATTGTTGAACTAGTTTCATTATCTCGGACACGCAAGTCTAACCGCATCAATCCACATTTCACACGGTATTCTCCAAGATtgaattttattgattattgttatttttcagtttaactatattttatttatttatttattatgatatgGAAAATTCCAACTCTCATATCTGAGTTTATTAATAATGAGTACTTGTTGAGATTTACGAGGAATTAAAAGCTTaagtttttaaacaattatgtcGTTACAAATGTGCATGGTCGGTCTAGAGaatccaattttatttttaaaaaagaggAGAAAAGAGATCGAGCCTGCAAATTAATACAAGAGTTGacaatgaattaatttttgtgagaaattttttcatatatttcaaCTATAGTtatgaatgtattttttttcatgtattgTTTCGTTTATTTGGATTggttatattaaatttatgaacAAAGATAAGGAGAGCGACGCTGAGAGCaaccccaaccccaaccccaaccccaCAACTACTGGAAAAGATAAACTAGGAtgaaattttttcttataaatataaaaagttagaaAGAGAAAATCATGTTTAAAAGCATCATATTTTAAACATGACTTTCTCTCCCTAATTTTTTACCCAATAATTCTTTTTTCCACATCTGCCTTACTTTTTTCACGTGCCTGTCAAGTGGTGGGTCGATGTTGAGTCGATACCCCTAACGtctctatcattactctaaaTTTATATAGCGCATACTTTTGTTTTGGctcatattttgtttttcttttgtttgccTCATTTCGTTTCTAAAATTATTCTCTATACATAcgatttcttaattaataattaagaatattacataataatttaataaattttatgttagttttgattaattatttgagcATCTCGATCCTAATATTATTAAGTTGGATagaatttgtaaaatttataggggaaacaaacaaaagaaaatggaATATTAAAATCAGcaattgactatatatattattatacatttaacAACAGTAATTTATTCTCATATCCTctgtaatcatcaataacaatgaAAAGATTAAAAAACGCCATAGAAGATATCAACACAccatttgaaaatgaattttatcatatatatataaattactgAGCGACAAGATTGTTCTCCATcgaataaatagaaaataatgttGGGTTTGTTTGAGCTCCCAACTATGAAAAATGCCTACTAGTGGTTCaagttcacttttaattcattaaggtATTATAGTATATTGAAGGGTTATTGTTTAACCTAATTGCTCTAGTATTTAAAGATTGGAAGCCGTCAATAAGAAGTagaagtcaaaaattaaaagagatgaagaaagagaaaatcttgTAGCAGATTTCGTCTACAGCCGCGCATAGTTCATCAAACTGACGATTGAAGATTCTACCAGAGTTTTTTCTGGGCTTAAATGTTCTtcctaatttaagtttttatttgacttgtttgggaccaaaaggttgtatctttttggttacGCTCTTTTATCTTTTTGCGGTATTAAAGGTGCAGGTTATACCTTGATTGTATTCCCGACTCTGATTATAGTGAAGCTTGAACTGAATACGTAAAGTCCCATGGTTTTACTCCTTGACttgaggaggttttccacgtaaaaaaTTCGTGTGTGCATTGTGTCATTTTATTTCCGCTTTTATTTATGCTTTATTTGTTCCtaagtttttcaatcaaataggaataaattatacattttttcccAACAAATAATGACAAagattgatataattttattttaatgttgaagAGTTACGGAATATCAATAAGGGTAGCTggaaatgttattaaaaaaaattaaaaatattttgagagtTGTTGCAAATAAAGTTGGGAAAAGGACTTTCTCTTGGGCGGTGACATTTATTCGTTTACCattatgaaatttattgtcATGAATAAACATGACAAATTTTCCAGTTTTTGGGATCTGAATTTgttcttttaaatatttcatcatcATTTCTCTATCTACCCATGcctcattcatttttttctttaaaaaattatatatggatctttaattaaaacaattatactaattataaaataaaatgtgtgtacaaatttaatatataattataataaatactataaaactttcctaatatatatgaaaatattaatataaaaatttgttagaaaataatacaaaataataatttattaaatgacaCTGTAgagaaatagaaataaatatgtattgAAATTTTGGGACATTTGGATGTCCTTAAGCAATTGCTTAGTCCGCATCACTCTAGGGCTGGTCGGTTGTTGCCATTATTACGAATTGAATggactaaaaaaataatcataaaacaagttttttaaaattcataaacaaaataatttattggaGATATAACATAgctatcaaaaattaattattacaacttatttgtttaataataaatgtagTCTAGAAAGTTcatgatattaaaataatcatctatcttttatatattaaaataaaaacactaaaattttatataaaaaaaagctTTATTAATACCAAGTTATATATGGAAAATTTGACTGAATGACCttaataattatcttaattGCATTTGTGTTCAGCGCATAAATTTTAATGTGTTTGGtgacacattttattttatttttttgacaaaaatgtTCTCATTGCGAGACGTAACCGGATGCCATGTGAAAAGTTCACAAATGccctgtgaaaagtccacaattgcgagacgattttttttatttaaaaaaaaaaatcgtctcgcgaatgccggttgcgtctcgcaaccGTAGTcgcgtctcgcgattgtggacttttcacaatgcaccagttgcgtctcgcaacgggggcgttttcgtccaaaaaaaaaataaaaggtgtCACTAGCGCTGGTCAAAAAAGTAAATAAGACCATATTTAGGGTCATTATATATGTCAAATTTCCTATAGACTTAACCGACAGAGTCTTGGGGGCTCCATTGGCTTAATTTGATGCAATATTAAATCTttcaaagggaaaaaaataTCTTGTATGGATTTCCTCCCCAACTATCTCATTAAATATTTTGCTCATTCCATCCTTCACATATATTCATGTCTACTCCACATAGCATTTTCCATCTTTTAAGCAATGTCCATCATCATCCTTCAtgttatcattttatatttggCTATTACATTGTCCATTTTCCTTTACAAGAAAATAATAAGTACCCCAATGTTACCTCCTAAAGCATGTTTACCACCGGGTCCTAAACCATGGCCAATTATTGGCAGTCTTTTCATTATGACGAGAAATAGACCTTTTTTTCGATGGGTGCATGACACCATGTCGAAAATGGGCTATGAAATCTTTTGCATCCGTTTAGGGAGTGTGCATGTGATAGTGGTTACATCTCCAGAGATTGCATGtcagtttttgaaaaaacaagaTGAAAATTTTGCTTCACGTCCTTCGTTCCTATCATCAGAGCTAGTGAGTGACGGTTTTTTCACGACCGCCCTTACGACATTTGGTGACCAGTGGAAAAAGATGCGACGTGTATTGGTTACTAACATTCTCTCCCCGACAACCCTCCATTGGatggaaaataaaagaattgagGAGGCTGACCACCTTGTTCGTTATGTCTATCATGTTATCAAGACCAATGGCGGGGAAGTAAA
Proteins encoded:
- the LOC124912660 gene encoding tyrosine N-monooxygenase-like, producing the protein MTIIILHATILFLAFTLLTILFFKKTLYTPIPPKACLPPGPKPWPIIGNISILIRNKPFFRWVHDTMSKMGYEIFCIRLGSVHVIIVTSPEIACEFLKKQDENFMARPTLLSAELVSGGYSGTIFTTVGDQWRKMKRVLVSNILSSETLHWMHDKRAEEADHLVNYVYNVIKSNEDGAVNVRAVAQHFCANTIRNMIFSKRFFGKGTENGGPGVEEEEHLHGVFNILSCLYNFCISDYFPFLRRRIDLDGNEKRTRQAFETVRKYHDPEIDMRIKQWKEGTRREKDDILDVLITLKDDKGSTLLTSEEIKAQILEMVIATIDNPSNAIEWALGEMINQPETLIRAVQELNRVVGKNRLVQESDMNNLNYIKACLKESFRLHPMVAFNLPHESICDTMVSGYFIPKGSHILLSRPGLGRNSKIWNEPLRFNPERHLKNDGSHVILNDQELHLLSFSIGRRSCPAVNLGSTVSIMLLARLLQGFTWSPPPNTTCIKLVEASDGMVLSEPLRAIARARLDERLYASLNS